One Hippopotamus amphibius kiboko isolate mHipAmp2 chromosome 12, mHipAmp2.hap2, whole genome shotgun sequence genomic window, TTAATAAttctcatcataaaaaaaaaaactgtacctatgtgtggtgatgaatgttaaccagacttattgtggtgatcatcttgcaatacataaaaatactgaatcattatgttttacaactgaaactaatatacaGGTATACCTCAAAGATACTGCAGGCTTGGttccaataaagcaaatatagaaataaagcaagtcacacaatgtttttggtttctcagtgcatataagttatatttacactatactgtagtataagtgtgcaacagcattatgtcgaaaaaacaatgtacatatcttaatcaaaaaataatttattgttaaaaagtgccaaccatcatctgacaatgcagagttgccacaaaccttcaatttgtaaaaaaatgcaattatctgtgaagtgcaataaagtgaagcaccaTAAAACAAGGTATGTCTGTAatgttatatgtgaattatatctcaatttttaaaaaaaagtcagacagagaaatcttgaaaacagcaaTAGAAAAGCAAATCATCACGTACTGGAGGGCCTGCCTAAGATTatcagatttctcagcagaactcTTACAGGCCAAAAAGGaatgggatgatatattcaaagtcctgaaagaaaaaacttagCCAAGAATAGTGTATCCAGCAAAAGTATCCTTCAAAAATGGAGAAActaagatttttctttcaaataaacaaaagcagagGGAGTTCATTATCACTAGACCAgctctacaagaaatgttaaaaggagtCCTTCAAACTGAAACAAAAGGATGCCAGGCAGCAACATGAAgccatgtgaaaataaaaagttctctggtaaaggtaaatacacGGACAACCTGTATCACTGTAATTTTGGTGTacagaatttaaatgaaaaaaaaaaagattaaaattatataatatggtgggaatgtaaattgatacagccagtatggagaatagaatggaggttccttgaaaaactaaaaatagaattaccatatgacccagcaatcctactactgggcctatacccaaagaaaaccataattcaaaaagacacatgtactccaatgttcattgtggcactatttacaaaagccaggtcatggaagcaacctaaatgtccatcaacaggtgaatggataaagatgtggtacatatatacaatggaattttactcagctgtaaaaaggagtgaaattgggacatttgtagagacatggatggacctagagactgtcatatagagtgaagtaagtcagaaagagaaaaacaaatatcatatgttaacacatatacgcaaaatctagaaaaacagtacagatcaactggtttgcaaggcagaaatagagacacagatgtagagaacaaacatatggacaccaaggggggaaagcggggtggggggcaggcagggggggatgaattgggagattgggactgccatatatacattactaataaaaaaatatcaaactgtacactttaaatatatgcaaggcttcctaggtggcgcagtggttgagaatccgcctgccaatgcaggggaaacgggttcgatccctgctccaggaagatcccacatgccacggagcaactaagcccatgcgccacaactactgagcctgtgccctagagcccgtgagccacaactattgagcccatgtgctgcaactactgaagcccacgcgcctagaacctgtgctctgcaacaagagaagccacggcaataaggagcccgcgcaccacaacgaagagtagccccccactcaccacaactaaagaaagcccatgcacagcaaaaaagacccaacacagccaataaaataaataaatttataaaaaatatatatatgcagtttattgtatgtcagttatatctcaataaaagttctttaaaaacattttaaaaattatataatacatacagaaattaaatgtaaaaaccattaaAACTTTCATAACTATGAATCTATGTTAGTGGACATACAATAATATGAAGATGTAATCTGTTAACATCAATAACAAAGTGGGGTGAAAGTGGGGTTGTAAAGGACAAGAGTTTTTGTATGCAATTCAagttatcagtttaaaatagaatgtttataaatttaaaatgttttatataattgcaatggtaaccacaaagaaaatatctataggacatacacaaaagtaaacaagAAGGGAATCAAATCATGTTACTACCAAAAAACCAACACAACACAAAGGACAGCagtaagagaggaaagaagggaaaaaaagataagccacaagacatacagaaaacaattaacaaaatggcaatactaaGCCATTCCCTATCAATaataacttaaatgtaaatggattaaactccccAACCAAAGGCCACAGATTGGctggatggataaaaaacaagatacAACTACATACTTCCTACAttagactcacttcagatctaaagacatacACAGGCTGAaggtgaaagaatggaaaaatatattgcatGTAAACAGTAACCAAAAGGAACAAGGgaggctatactaatatcagaaaaagtagaGTTTAAGTCAAAAACTtacaagaaacaaaagaggaCATTCTATATAGTGAAAGGGTCAATTCATCATGAagctataacaattataaatatttatttaccaaacatcagagctcctaaatatataaagcaaactttgacagaattgaaagaagaaatacacaGCAAAACAATAATATTAGACTTCAATACCCtgctttcaataatggatagaacaaatAGAAgctcaataaggaaacagaagagttGAACACTACAGACCAAATGgatctaacagacatatatagtatattccacccaacaacagtagaatatacattcttctcaagtacaaatagaacattctccaggatgaaCCACATTAGGCTACAAAACAAGCCTTAAATTGAAGAAGACAGGAACTATACAAAATATCTTTGCCAATCACaatggaaagaaactgaaaatcaatggcagaaggaaaaacagaaaattcacaaACGTGGAAATTAAACTACTTTCTTAagacaaccaatgggtcaaataaatcacaagggaaattagaaaatatcttgagacaaatgaaaatgaaaagacaacatatcaCAAAACTTAtggtatgcagcaaaagcagtactaacAGAAATTTCTAGCAGACACAAGCTAGGAGAAGATAGGAAATAAAGCTTAAGGCAGAGATACATGGAGAacagaaaaatagggaaaaaatcaacaaaattaataagagttttctgaaaagatcaacaaaattgacaagacCTTAcctagattaagaaaaaaaaagactcaaataactaaaatcagaaatgaaagggatatggggcttccctggtggcgcagtggttaagaatctgcctgccaatgcaggggacatggcttcaagccctggtccaggaagatcccacatgccacagagcaattaagcccatgtgccacaactactgagcctgcactctagagcccatgagccacaactactgaacccacgtgcctagagcccatgctccgcaacaagagaagccactgtggtgagaagcctatgcaccacaatgaagagtagcctccactctccaccactagagaaagcctatgcagcagcaatgaagacccaacacagccaattaattaattaagtaattaattaatttttaaaaaacagaaatggaaggAACACTGCAATTGATGccaccaaaataaaaaagattatgagaatactatgaacaactgtatgccagtaaattagataacctagaagaaatggtgTGTTCCTAAAACATACAGCCTCTCAAgattgaatcatgaagaaataaacacaCCAGTAACTAGTAACTGTATCAGTAAACAAAAAcctagcaacaacaacaacaaaagcccaggactaaatggcttcactggagaattctaccatacatttaaataattaacaccaaccctcaaactcttccaaaaaagtgaagagaagggaacacttccaacctcatcctatgaggccagcattattctgataccaaagccagacaaaaaaactATCAAGGGGGCAGAaaaaaagacactacaagaaaactacagaccaatatccccgATGAAtaatgatgcaaaaatcctcaacaaaacaccaGCACACCaattcaacagcacattgaaaagattatacaccatgaccaagtgagatttattcctggaatgcaagaatggttcaacatccacaaatcaatcagtgtgattcaTGAACAAAACCACCTATTCATCtaacttgataaaaaaaaaaataacaagattcaatactttttcatgataaaaacattcaacaaactaggaacagaaggaaacaacttcaacataagaaaggccatatacaaaaagctcatagttaacatcatactcaatggtgaaagactaaaagcttttcctggaagatcaggaaaaaggcaaggatgcccactctcagtACTTCTCAAATACTGGAGGTCCTAGTCTGAGCAATTtggcaaggaaaagaaaggaaaggaatccagattggaaaggaaaaagtaaaattatctctggttGCAGATTAtttgatcttatatgtagaaaaccctaaagactcaacaacaacaaaaaactgttagagTTAATAAACTCAGCGAAGTTTCAGGATAGAAAATCAACACAAATATCAGTTGTGTCTCTATACACTAATGATGAACAatcaaaaaattaagataattccattaacaatagcatcaaaaagaataaaatacttaggaataaacctaaccaaggtgaaagacttgtacactgaaaacaaaacattgttgaaagaaattaaagaaggcacaaataaatggaaagacattccatgttcctgAACTGGAAAGTTAATATTATTAAGATATCTATACTACTAAAGTGatgtacagattcaatataatccctatcaaaattccaatggcatttttgcataaacaaaaaaatcttaaaacttatAAAGAATCTCATGGGACCtcaaatagcaaaaataattttgggggaaaaaaattggaGGACCTTATGACTTCCAAACATATTACAAAGcttcaataatcaaaacagtatgatactgccataaagacagacatacaggCCAATGTAGTAATAtataaagcccagaaataaacccttgcatgTATGACCAAATGATCTTCAACAAGCACGCCAAGACTACGCAATGGGGAAAggagtctcttcaacaaatgatgttagGAAAACTGAATATCAACAGgcaaaagaacaataaaaaaaataaccaccatatgatccagcaactctgTTTTAGGATATACatccaaaataactgaaagcagAATCCTCAAGAGCTATTTGCACCCCCACAGTTATtacagcagtattcacaatagctaagagatggaagcaacccaaatattCACTGGTGGATGAAGGgattaagaaaatgtgatatatacacacaatggaatgttagccttAGAAAGgtaggaaattctgacacatgctacaacacagatgaaccttgaggacactatcctaagccagtcacaaaaagacataaACTGTATGATtgcacttatatgaggtatctaaagtagtcagattcatagaaacagaaagtagaatggtagttaccaggggctgaggggaggggtaAAAGGGGAGTTGTTTTATGGTTATAAAATTTCCATATTGTAAGTTCTGGAGATGAGTTTcactattgaattgtacacttaaaaatggttaaaatggtgaatttcatgttatgtgtatttttttttttaccacatttaaaaaaaaagaaaaaaaccatgaTATCCCTcataaatatagatgcagaaatccttaaGAAAATATTAGTGAACTGGGTCCAATAATATACAAAAaggatttaagaaaatgaaagttctGACAGCTGCCAACTGACACACACCTCTATTAGCGGCAGTACCAGAAAAAGAACCCCTGAAGTCCAAGGGAAGGAAGGCTGCCCAGGGTAGTGGCACTGCAGGGACCCAAAGAAACACAGACGAAGCAGCCACACTCCACCAGGCAACAGGAATGCTCCAGAGCCTGACTGGCCCAGATCACGCCAAACTCCAGACCCCACTCTCCAAAGGCAAATGCTCAGATCACGTGACAGGCAGCGACAGAAACAAGGGCGATCTAAACCTTAAAGGCACCAGAGCTAAGGAAGAGCAGGAAGCTTGAAGAGGTGAGGCTCTGAGTGTCTGTAAGAAATGGCAGTGGCATTGAGAGGGCTCTGTGCTCCTCCTGTCTCAGAGACCACTGCCAAGCATGCATCTCTCTTCATAAGACACAAGTAACACAAGTGCTCTGGGCTTCAATATCCTCATCAGTAAACTAAGGCAACTGGTTCCCACTAGCTCTTAGGTTCAAAGactatctgaaagaaaaaaaaaaaagatgtctgaaATACACATCCCAGACCTTCTAAATAACCGAGTCTTCACTTCTTCTCTCTCCATCACCAAATACTCACTCATGACACAAGGACATCAGTTCCACATTTACTGCAATGCATTCCCCTACTTCTAACATACCTGGCGTGGAAGCTTGTTTAGTGACCTCAGATAGTCTTTGTCCAGAATACAATTTCCAAGTGCATTTCCAAAACTTCTAAgggtaagaaaaaaaagtggaacaGGGTTGAGAACTGTTACATGTAAATATCAGAGAAGAGAGTTACAACATTTGTACAAGGTGCTTCTCAATgcagcagaggaaacagagactaACAAGCattcaaaaatgttaattaaGCACCTGTGTTAGGTTCTAGGAATACGACAGTGAGCGTAACAGTCACaaatccccacccccagggacaGGCAGTGAGGACAGAAAGACACAGCAACCACTCACAAAATCCCACTAGCTACCTCCCGACGTGGAGCACAAATTccagaaaagagatttttttccccaaggactGCTCCAATTCCCCAATAATAGTGAGCACACACACTCAGGGACACAAAGCTCCATGACCAAAGTTCTTTACTTGGGATATCTGGATTCCCCCACTGGTTATGGTATTGCAAATTTTTAGTgcatgttttatatgtatttttctagCAATTCAATTCTCAAAGGCATCTATGACCCAGAAAAAGGTTAAAAACCCTGCTCTATGTAACTAAGTTAACTATGTTACATATACATAATGAAGAACGGTATAGGTGTATTAAAGAGAATGAGGAAGCAATCTGTGTACTCCTGTGGAAAGGGCTCCAAGATATACTGCTGAGGACAGGGGTGGGGAAGGCAAAGTCGAGTACAGAACAGAGAACAAAGGACTCTATCACTTATTCCCAAAAGGGGGGCCCTTAGCATAAAGAAGCACTGGGGAAagacagaagagagaaggaaaacaagccACACAGGAACAAGGCTGGGAGGAAGACATGTTATTTTGACTTTTGAACCATGTGGatgtactgggttggccaaaaggttcattcaggtttttccataatagcctatggaaaaacccgaacgaactttgtggccaacccaatattaccttgaaaaaaaaagctgtcttgAACCCAGAGCTGAAATGAACAGGATCTGCCTACCTCAGCGCTCGCTTCAGCCCATCAGTCACTGCCTCCTTCCTCGCCTTCTCCAAAGACAAGGCTTTGGACTTGAGGCCCTCACTAACACCGTAGCCCACGTCTTCATGATACGAACCatcctgggggcagaaaaggaGTTCAGGGTCCAAGGTGAGGAGATGCAGCCCTGACCTGTCTGCACAGCTCTCCTTTTCCTCAAGCAGCAGTGTTCAGACTGGGTGGACAGAGCCCGGGGCCTGGAACAcagccacagctgccagagtCCATTTCCAGTGCCAGCTCCTGGACTGGATCAGCCTAGAAATGTGCCTGTGCTCCAAGGGCCAAGAcaactctcctttctctcttcatctttacATTAAAAAGGCACATATCTAACCCAGCCCAAATCTTATTAAGACGCATTACCCCACAGTATAAAAACCCCTGGGAcaccaaacaaaaggaaaatttgaaatatgaCATTTAACAGATTCTAGCAACTGGATAAAAAATCCTCTCACAAGTCAGGTGGTATCTGTTTCTCAGCTTCCACCAAAAGTAAAGGTGGGCCTGATCAAGCTGTTAGCTGACAGAGCGCTGAATataatttttgatgatagcaTTGTGATTTCTGAAATATAACTCAGaagtattcaaagaaatgaatgaCACTAATGAAACTCTTTCCATTCCCAGTTTGTTTATGTGAATAAGGTTTTCAGtactatttacaaaaataaatcagaacaGAATTAATGCTAAATGTTTAGCCTAGGAATGAGTAATATTAACTATGGATATATAaactaactgaaaagaaaaaaacagcttcaTCCATCTTattaagaaatgcattttctataaaattttattaaatataaatatttggatGTAGTTGTCTCTTCAACATAAACACAATTGACTCAATTGTGTATTAATAACACCTATAAGAATAACTCAATCCAGAAGAAATTTTCTAATAGTTACAGCCTTAAGGTCACAGGAAATTTACTCCCCCCCCAAAATTTTCACACCCCTCCTCCACACAGAGGCACATAAGTATAATAAGATTATTAATAAAGGATTTTCAATCATATATCTTATATTAGGATAAAAGCCAGTGGGGAAATGGAATGGAAATATATGCTAAAGaagaaacaacataaaatttCTGATAACTAAAGAATAAGTtgctcaaaaaaaagaaaaatagcttgtgcgtatatttttttaaaatggatgacAGCATTTAATCCTTTATGGTATTTAGAATcattggtatatttttaaaagatgtaacaGATTTATTTCAGAATGTAAAGTTTTACAATATGCCAAAAAATACACCCTTGCAATTGTTTATATATATGGTGAAAACTTTTCGTCAACTTAAAAATGTGCAAGAGAACAGAGTTTCTCAGAATTCTCTTAGGGGCACATGAGTAAAGCTGTTTGAATGCCCCCATCCCCACTCTGGGCCCAGAGGCCTCTGTACCTGCTCACTCTCCCACCTGCCCCATGCTTGCAGGCAGCATGTCTCCTCCATCACCCTTACCTTCAACTGGACTCTCACAAATGCACAGACTCCCACGTAGAACTTGCCATTGTTAAGGTCAACAAAATCTAGGAGTGGGAAAGAGAACGGGTTGAAGAGGATGCTAATCCCTGTGCATCACCCACACTCCTGCTGCTGGTGACCCAGCACACCTACTGTAGGTCCTCACCCACAAAACACTCCTACCAGAAAATGGCCAAAACTGAGGAAGGGAAATGAAGAGGTGCCACTGCCAGGAAGCATACTCACCCACATTCTGTTGTGTGATAGAGTGTGCCCAGCCATTGTAGCCaaacatctcattggccagattAACTACCCTGTGGCCCTCAATGTAACACACCtggaaaacaatttaaagaagaaaaaaaagcttgtTAAAATTCCTCGCCATACTTAAATATGGATCAAAACTTATTTATTCTTTACCAGCTTTTTTTGGCAAAACCACCCTTAAACATTCCAGGGAATTTCTTAGTGAACTCATACCAAAAATCTTCCAGAGGAGCCAGTTAGAACTAGTGTCTTGAGACTAGAGTCTCAAGGCCATGCTTGGGCCACTTCAGATGACAATGAAGGCTGGAACCCATCCCCTCCCAAAGACACTAAGAAACATCCAGTAATAGTGAACAAGAGACCTTCTTGTGAGTTGGCAAGTCCATGGAAATGGTCAGCATTGTGGGCGCCCACTCTTCAGGCATGTAAACTCTCCTACCTTCTGGCCTCCTCCAGCCATGCGGCTACTTATATATTCTGGGCCCAGCCTCTGCCTCAGAGCATTCTGGATGGCCTGGTACTCTTCTGCTGTGTATCGGTACTGTAATCCAGAAAGGGAAAATTAAACTGACATTTCCACCATTCCTTATCATCAAGTCTCCAATTTTTTGGTCTCCAGACCCCTTTACATCTTAAAAAGTACTGAGAATCCTAtgagcttttgtttatttgggttatATCTATCAATACTAGGAAATAAAGCTGAGAAACTTTGCAGGCACACATTCCAATAACCATCAGAGCAATGATATCAGCACATGCTATGCAgtctctggaaaactccaccctcactcatgaaaaaagaagagtgaaaaaggCACAGAATATtctagtattattatgaaaataattttgatttcacAGACTCTGAAAGGTCTTGTGGACCCCTAGGGGTCACTGGATCatgttttgagaaccactgccttagatGTTACTAATATGTTACCATCCTTACAAAACTTTCTCGAGCCACAATTGGGAAACTAAAACTTCCCTCCTCAGTCTATACGACATTTATGTAGGGAAGGAGCAAACATAACAGGAAGCCTTGCTTCCATATGTCCTCTTCTCCAATTCAACAATTTCCCATCCTACACATAGAGAAATACACTCCTACAAGTTTAGATTTTCGTCCCCTTGGTACTTTTCCCTTTGCCCTATTTAAATGGAATACTCACAAATAGATCTCTGGTAAAACAAAGACAGAATTTGGGTAGACAGAGCAAGAGTCTCCCTTATATGCACAGAATATCTCCATAAAGAATACAACACCAGAAACTCTGGGTGCCTCCAAGAAAGAGATCGGGTGACGTGTGAACAGGAGTAAACAGTGAGACTTTTTACACAGCCTTTCACTTTGAACGTTACAGCATATGAAAATGTAAtgtatccaaaaaataaataaaatttaaatctaaatgtAACCCCCAGTGCCGCTAAAGTTCCAAAATGCCCTCATCAAAGACTCTCAAATAATGcacctaaatgaaaaaaaaacaataacaacagttTACACGTATATGATAATGCTCTACCAACTGCTTCCCCATACCTTTTTCACTTAACCTCATTCCTTCCAGGTATGAAAAAAAACACACTTACCTGACCAAAGCATAATACAGAATTGCCACGAGCAGGATGGCTGTCAGGGCCTCCAAGAATTGTTTCCTCAGTCCCAGACATGTTGATTCAGGTTGACCTCTAAATaaacagaagatttttaaaaagatctcaaAGACTACTAATGGTAAAAAGCAAGAAGAGCCTCTACTAAAAATCAGATGCAGTCACTTCCTTTGCATACTTTAAACATTGACCTGGTCAAGGGCCAAGTTCCTCAGTGCTTAGCTATCACCTAACAAGCCACTGAAAAGCTTTAGGGTCGTCTGCTTCTacttttctcctaaaattttgCTAGTATGGTGGTGCTATTAAAGGTAATTTTTACAATAAGAATGTATTATATGTTATAATCATTACAATGTTTGTAATTGAAAAAGTCAAAATTACAAAAGCACGCTAGGAGAGAGCAAACAACCAACTTATGAACACCTACTATATGGGCATCATGACCCTGACCTCTGTGGGGTCAAAGAGGAAACATAAGCCTCGGTAGCTGAACTGCTGTCGTGGAGCCAACACACCAGTGGGCAGGAGGAGGGTAATGGACATGACGCGGTGGAGGACCCAGACAGCACGAGTGGTCCCTGCAGCTTATCACCTGGGACCTTGTTAGAAACACATTCTCAGCCATCCCCgcccccagacccactgaatcagaaaccagAGGCGAGGCCTATGAATCATTGCTGCACCAAGCCCACCCCGTGATTCTGACATAAGCTCTAGTTTGAGAGCCACTGCATTAGCCTTAGACCACGCAAATGTGTAGTCTATTAGAAAACAATTACGCTCAGAAAAAGCAGCTGCAGCTGGCTGACCCACAACCTgactgccccacccctgcctcaaATCCAATAGATTCAAAGTTGGGCCTCAGCAGACTTGCATGTTATAAATCTTCAGATTATCTGCTAACAGTAGAACCACAAAT contains:
- the RAD52 gene encoding DNA repair protein RAD52 homolog isoform X6: MSGTEETILGGPDSHPARGNSVLCFGQYRYTAEEYQAIQNALRQRLGPEYISSRMAGGGQKVCYIEGHRVVNLANEMFGYNGWAHSITQQNVDFVDLNNGKFYVGVCAFVRVQLKDGSYHEDVGYGVSEGLKSKALSLEKARKEAVTDGLKRALRSFGNALGNCILDKDYLRSLNKLPRQLPLEMDLTKAKRQDFEPFVEQARYSSCQENMALGPPKPQKVTSPCRPSHSDGPHVGMQEDKDSSSRSLTSAAAESDATYQRKLRQKQLQQQFREQMEKQQPLLSATSTEKKDQALPLGPPAKHSTPETADLDLTQIDGLPERGPKVD
- the RAD52 gene encoding DNA repair protein RAD52 homolog isoform X5, which codes for MSGTEETILGGPDSHPARGNSVLCFGQYRYTAEEYQAIQNALRQRLGPEYISSRMAGGGQKVCYIEGHRVVNLANEMFGYNGWAHSITQQNVDFVDLNNGKFYVGVCAFVRVQLKDGSYHEDVGYGVSEGLKSKALSLEKARKEAVTDGLKRALRSFGNALGNCILDKDYLRSLNKLPRQLPLEMDLTKAKRQDFEPFVEQARYSSCQENMALGPPKPQKVTSPCRPSHSDGPHVGMQEDKDSSSRSLTSAAAESDATYQRKLRQKQLQQQFREQMEKQQPLLSATSTEKKDQAALPLGPPAKHSTPETADLDLTQIDGLPERGPKVD